The following proteins are encoded in a genomic region of Labilithrix sp.:
- a CDS encoding sigma-70 family RNA polymerase sigma factor, whose protein sequence is MNTVTESGIFPKLSSEVVASLASASDRFASDEDLVAGMLANERAAWSAFQARFDRLILRCITKVTRRFASIVSADDVREIYATLYVSLLASDMHKLRSFDPARGNRFSSWIGLLAINAAYDYLRSLKREPQKECISEALDLVCELPDPFELTCEHERAKIAQNTLAEFSDKDRTFAALYFGEGLDPQLIADRMNISVKTVYSKKHKIQSRLESVLSRRIAA, encoded by the coding sequence ATGAATACGGTCACCGAGAGCGGAATCTTTCCCAAGCTTTCTTCCGAGGTCGTCGCTTCCCTTGCCTCTGCTTCCGATCGCTTCGCTTCCGACGAAGACCTCGTCGCTGGAATGCTCGCCAACGAGCGCGCCGCCTGGAGCGCCTTCCAGGCTCGCTTCGATCGCTTGATCCTTCGCTGCATCACCAAGGTGACGCGGCGCTTCGCTTCGATCGTCTCCGCCGACGACGTCCGCGAGATCTACGCCACGCTTTACGTCTCCTTGCTTGCTTCGGACATGCACAAGCTTCGCTCCTTCGACCCCGCCCGCGGGAACCGCTTCTCTTCCTGGATTGGCTTGCTCGCGATCAACGCCGCTTACGACTACCTTCGCTCGCTCAAGCGCGAGCCGCAGAAAGAGTGCATCTCGGAGGCGCTGGACCTCGTCTGCGAGCTGCCCGATCCCTTCGAGCTCACCTGCGAGCACGAGCGCGCGAAGATCGCGCAGAACACGCTCGCGGAGTTCAGCGACAAGGACCGCACCTTCGCCGCGCTCTACTTCGGCGAGGGCCTCGACCCGCAGCTCATCGCCGACCGGATGAACATCAGCGTGAAGACGGTCTACTCGAAGAAGCACAAGATCCAGTCGCGCCTCGAGTCGGTGCTGTCCCGTCGCATCGCGGCGTGA
- a CDS encoding septal ring lytic transglycosylase RlpA family protein — MRAGGQVGEASWYGQALAGRKTASGERFDPQGFTAAHRTLKLGTWVEVRRVDTGATVRVRINDRGPHVAGRIIDLSRRAAEELDMVRRGVVRVEVRVVSGP; from the coding sequence GTGCGGGCGGGGGGCCAGGTTGGGGAGGCGAGCTGGTATGGGCAGGCGCTCGCGGGGCGGAAGACGGCGAGCGGGGAGCGGTTCGATCCGCAGGGGTTCACGGCGGCGCATCGGACGCTGAAGCTCGGGACGTGGGTCGAGGTCCGGCGCGTCGACACGGGGGCGACGGTGCGCGTTCGGATCAACGATCGTGGGCCTCACGTCGCGGGACGCATCATCGATCTGTCGCGGCGCGCGGCGGAGGAGCTCGACATGGTGCGACGCGGGGTCGTTCGCGTCGAGGTGCGCGTCGTCAGCGGACCTTGA